One Natronomonas gomsonensis genomic window, GAGTCGGCCGACGACCTCGGGGTCGTCGTGGGCGTTCTCGATGTCGGAGTAATGGAGGAGTCGCACTACGCCAATCGAGGAGTCCGACGCGCAAAACCGTATCGAGACCGTGACGGTTTTGCCGCCCCGCGGCCCACCGTCTGTATGGACGAGCGCACTGGACCTGACGGAGAGACGCTGTACGTTTCCCGCGAGGTCGTCCGCGGCAACAAGGGGCCGTTCCGGGTGGTGTACGCCGACCCGGAGGGTGAGCGTCGCTGGGGCTTTTTCTGCACCAACTGTGAGACGTTCGACAACGCCGTCGACGCGATGGGACGCATCCAGTGCAACCAGTGTGCCAACTTCCACAAGGCCGAGGAGTGGGACGCCGCCCACGAGTAATCCAACGAATACGTTTTCGACGATACGGGCTACGTCTGACGGTTGTCTGATTCAGGGTATCTTATAGGTCACCGAACGGGTACGTGCTAATCTTTATCTCTCGGCGCGCGCAATCTGCGTACGAATGGGTGCTGTTAGCACATCTCTCGTCGAGGAGGCACGAACCATCTTCTCCGACCTCGGGTACGAGGTTACGGAGGACGGAGACGAACTCCGCGCCGAACGCAAGTGGCGAACCGTCCACGTCACGACCGATGACCCAGATGACGCGGCCACGCATGGCCGACTTCGATGTTTCGTCGCCCGCGGTGACCAAGCGAACACCGTCCGCGAACGGTTACTTTCCACAGAGCCCGATTACGATTGGGCAGTAATGCGCGTCGACGACGAGGAGTATCAGGTGCTCCACCCGAGCGGTGACGTCCTACCGGCGCCCTAGGGTCGACACCGCCGCTTCGACGCCTGCTCCGGGTTCGACGCCGACACCGGCCGACGCCAGCGTCTCGCCCAGTGCACCGAGCGTTTCGAGGACGGGACCGCGATGGGCACCGTAACCCATACAGCCGACGCGAATCGCCTCGTCGGCGAACGCGCCGAGTCCCGTCGCGATTTCGACGTCGTAGTCGTCCCGCATCGTCGCGACGACTTCCCCCGGTTCCAGTCCCGACGGGAGTCGGGCGGTCGTGAGACTCGGCAGTCGCACGTCCGACTCGACGACCGGTTCCAGCCCCAGCGCCCACAGCCCTTCCTGTAGCGCCTCGGCGTACTCCTCGTGTCGTTGCCAGCGATTTTCGACGCCCTCCTCGTCGACGAGTCGGAGCGCCTCCCGGAGGGCATAGACGTTGTTCACTGGAGCCGTGTGGTGGTAGGCGCGTTCCTCGCCCCAGTAGTCGTCGAGCAGCGAGAGGTCGAGATACCACGACCGAACCGACTCCTCTCGGTCGAGGATTTTCGCCATCGCCCTGTCGTTGACCGACAGTGGACTCGCTCCCGGCGGACAGGAGAGACACTTCTGGGAGGCCGCGTAGGCGGCGTCGATGCCCCACTCGTCCATCCGGAACTCCACGCCACCAATGGAGGTGACACAATCGGCGACGACCACGGCGCCGTGGTCGTGGGCCGCATCCGTAATGGCGGACATCTCGGGCTGTCGAACGCCCGTCGAGGTTTCGGCGTGGACGACACCGACAACGGCGGGGTCGTGTTCGGCACAGGCGTCTCGAACGTCGGCGGGGTCCAGCGGCTTCCCCCACGGGGTCTCCACTTGGACGGCGGTGCCGCCGGCGCGTCGGACCATCTCGGCCATGCGGTCACCGAAGTAGCCGTTTCCGGGGACGACCGCCGTCTCGCCCGGCTCGACGAGGTTACCGATGGCGGCTTCCATCGACGCCGACCCGGTTCCGCTGACCGGAATAGTCCACTCGTTGTCCGTTCGAAGCGTCGCCCGCAACAGCCGCTGTGTGTCGTCCATCACGTCGATGAATGCGGGGTCGAGGTGGCCGACGGGCGGCGTCCCGAAGGCGTCCAACACGCGGGGGTGAGTCTCGCTGGGACCCGGACCCATCAACAGGCGGTCCGGGAGCCGCAACTCTGCAACCGGGGGTTCCATACACGAACGTGGACAGCCACAGCACAAAAGGAGTACGGAAGTGCCCAGTAACGGTACGTGTACCGACACGTCAAGGTAGTTTTACTAACCCCCCGTGTGAAGGTAACATGCGATGGTATTCAAGAAAATAACGCTCATCGGGACGAGCGACGAGAGTTTCGACGCGGCGGTCGACGACGCGGTCGACCGGGCCGAAGACACCCTCGACAACGTCAAGTGGGTCGAAATCGGGGAGTTAGGCGTCGAAGTCGCCTCGGTCGAAGGCCGCGAGTATCAGGCCGAAGTCGAAGTCGCGTTCGAACTCGCGTAACCATCGCGGCCTTGCACGCGCAAGGAGGGAAGGAGCATCGTCGTGCCGGACGGCACGACGGCTTTTCGTCGACTGACCGACCAGTCTCAGGTCCGGAACGATTCGCCACAACCGCATTCGCTCTCCGCGTTGGGGTTCTCGACGTGGAAGCCGGCGCCCTGTAGCCCGCCCTCGAAGTCCAGGACCGACCCCTCGACGTAGTTTTGGCTGGCCGAGTCCACGAACACGCGCAGGCCGTGGTGGGTCGTCACCGCGTCCTCGTCTTCCGGTTCGAGGTCGAAGCGCAGTCCGTAGGAGAGTCCCGCACAGCCACCCTGTTTGACGAACAGCCGGAGGCCGGCCTCGTCGGTGTCCAAGCCCTCGTCGCGAATCAAATCGAGGGCCTGTTCGGCCGCTTCCTCGGTTACCTGTACCGGTTCGCCCGTCTCCGCTCCCTCGCCTGCGTCGGCGGTCTGGCTCATGAAACTTGCTACCACGCCGACGGCAATAATCCTGACGCCGTTGTCACGACTCGCCCGGTGGCTGCTCTCTTGGGACGAACGTGCCCACTACAGGATGCAAAAAATAGTAATAAATTAGATATATTCGGATGAGACTCCACGACTGAAGAACAGTGATTCGGTGTATCACAAGTGCCACAACGGCTATATCTGCTGGCGGAGTAGTTACTCATGTAACATGAACAAGCACTTCCAAGACACAAGATACTACCTGAAGCGCGCGGGCGAGACGACGAAAGCGGGCGTCGTCGAGGAACTGAAGCCAGTCGAGACGAGGGTTCGAGGGTTTACGGTTCGGGAGTCCGAACCCAAACCCCGGCGGGTCGACGTTGTTCGGGCCGAAATCGTGGGGTTCGGTGAGCGTGCCGAGGATAGAACGCGTACCGCGATTCGGACCGGTCGCAAGAAACTCGGAACCCGTCGCCGCGAGCGCACGGCTGCTTGAAAAGGGTTAAGTTCGGGGCGGGGATATTTTCGGCTGCAGGGTCGGTGGTCTAGTTGGTTATGACACCTCCTTCACACGGAGGAAGCCGGCGGTTCGAATCCGCCCCGACCCATCCGTTTACTTCCTGCTTTTGAAGGAGTACCGAAAGCCGGTCCTGTCGTCCTTTTTGAGGGTCGCCGTACAAGTGTCGTCTATGACCGACGAGACCCAGACTAACGAGGCGCTCGAACAGTGGAAAGCGGAGATGCAGGCTGAACACGAACCGCCATCGAGAACCCGGACCCGGACGAGGACCACCGAATCGAGGGCGTCGCGCAGGTGAGTTATCGCGTCTCCTTCAGGTACGACGAGAGCGCTGGGGAACTCGAACGGACGGAGACCGAACAGGTCGATGAATTGGCCGACCCGGAACTGCTCTCCTGTTCCTGTGGCGTGCGGGGGATGACGCGGGCGGAGGCGCGCACCCACGTCGCGGCGGCTCGAACTCAGGAGTAGAGACGAGATTGCTGTACGGGCGGGCGTTCTCTCGGGCCACACCGGTCCAATAATTCTATAATGTGCCTGCGAGTACGCCCGTTCCGTGACGCGAAAGTCGCCCGACGAGGGCACGCGGAATCGGCGGTCGTTCCTCCGTTCGACGGGGACACTCGCCGTGGCAACCGCGATTGGGGGATGTTCCAGTGGCCAGTTAACCGGCGGCGACGAACGGCACCAGCCGGTTCGGACGTTCGCTGAGGGGTTCAGAAACAACGATGTCGACACCATCAGGAGTTCGCTTCACCCCGAGTCGCCGCTTCGAGAGTCGCTGAGCGAACAGCAGGTCAGTGGAACGAGCATCGACATCGTCACCATCGAAACGAGTTCCTCAGAGGACGATACGGCGACCGTCCATGCACAGTTGGAGTTCAGTGGCGGTTCGGGGCGTCAGGACGGGCAGGTCTGGTACACCTTCGAGGTTCGACGCGACGGCGATGGGTGGGGCATCTGGCAACTCCAGCGGGGTCGAAGGACCCCGACCCCGACACGAACACGGACAGAAACGGAGTCCCCGACGGAGTCCGAAGACACCGACACGGAGGACGAACCCGAAACGGAAACGGAGCCCCCCGGTGACACCGTGTTCTACGACGGGTTCGAGGAGGACCTCGAGCAGTGGAACGTCGTCGAGTCGGCGTGGCGTCGGACGAGTACGTCCGCGGCGTCCGGGGCCAACAGCGTGGGCATAGATGCCCGCGGTGGGGTCGGGACGATTGCGACCGCCGACTTCGATTCGGCGCGACGGATTGGTGAGTTCAGTTACTACTGGTATGAATCGTCCGCGAGTTGGGGTGGCGGTATCCGGCTGTTGAACGACGCCGGCGATGTCGAAATCGGGACGACCTCGGACAATCCACAGTGGATCGTCGACGATGGCGAGGGTGTCACGCAGGTCCATCCCGGGACGGAGTACAAACGGTGGGTTCGAGTCTCGCTGCGGTTCGATTGGACGAGCGAGACAGTCAAAGTCGAATTCGAGGACACCGAGTCGGGGACCTCGTATGCGGAAACGCACGCACTCAAACAGGGCGAGAACGTCAAACGAATTCAGATACGGGGATTCACCAGCGAACGGGGCTGGAAGACCGGCGAGTGCCACATGCTCTGGGACGAGGTGCTCGCTCGTGAGTAGCGACCCACAGGTGTCGGCTCCGGGATAGCAGACGGACCCCCACCTTCGGGCGTTTTCTCGCGGCGATAACACGAACCTCGATTTATATGCATAGGGCTGTTAGGAGTAGGTAGCGATGAGTACTACGCGCGGTCGTCGCGGTTCGGACGACGTGTCGGTTGTCCCACCGGGGAACGTTCTCCTTCGGGCGCCGACGTTGAGCGACGCGAAGCAGAGCATCTGTCCATCGCTCCACGCTGACGACGACGTGAACCTGTGTGTTGTCTCGCTTTCTGGAACGCCAGACCGAATCCTCGATACGTGGGGCCGCTACGGTGGCCTGCCATCGAAGGTCGGTATCGTGACCGCCGACGAAACGCGCAGTGCTGCGGCCGCGGACACGCCGTCGGCGATGGTTGGGCCGGACGGGACGACGGTGTCGACGACGACAGTCTCCGAACCCGGTGACCTCACCGGTATCGGAATCAAGGTTGGACAGTGTCTCTCGGCGTGGCGCGACGACGACGCGACGACCGTGGTGTGTTTCGACTCGCTCACGACGCTGCTGCAGTACGCCGACCTCCAGCGGGTGTTCCGCTTCCTGCACATGCTCACTCGGCAAATCGAGAACACGGGTGCGCTCGGGTACTTCCACATCGACCCCGCCGCCCACGACGACCGAGCGGTTTCGACGGTTGAGAACCTCTTTTCGGACCAATTCGAGTACGACACCGAAACGGACAGCTGGGACGAACGCTAACGGGGCGTTAGACGCATTCTAACCGGGTTTCGAGGGTGCATCGTCAGCGACGGCCGGAGTTCCAGTGGCTCGTCGTCGACGCGTTCGAGTTCGAATTCGCTCGCGACGGCCGCGAGGATGAGTTTCGACTCCAGAAGCGAGAACTGTTTTCCGATACAGATTCGCGGGCCGCCGCCGAACGGGAAGAACGCGAACCGCGGGCGCTCCCGAGCGCGTTCGGGGAGCCAGCGGTCGGGGTCGAACGTCTCGGGGTCGTCGTAGTACCGCGGCGAGCGGTGGACGACCCACTGCGGGAGCATACACAGCGCCCCCTCCGGGAGGTCGTAGCCGGCGAGACGGACGGGTTCGGTCGACTCCCGAAACAGGGTGTACACCGGCGGATACAGCCGCATCGCTTCGTTTAGCACTCGGTCTGTGTACTCGAGGTTTCGCACGTCCGCGAACGTCGGGTCGTCGCCGACATCGTCGAGTTCCTCGTACAGCGTCCGGCGAACCTCGGGATTCCGGTCGAGGAGGAAGAACGTGTAGGTGAGGGTCAGCGCCGTCGTGTCGTGGCCGGCCAGAAGCATCGTAACGAGTTCGTCCCGGAGCTGTCGGTCGGTTTGCTCGCCGCGTTCCTGTGCACGGAGCAGGACACCGAGTAAGTCGTCGCCGTCGGTACCGGCCGCCCGGCGCTCGGCGACGATGTCGTCGAGGATGTCCTCGAGCGTGCCGATTGCGTCGTGGAAATCCCGGTTTTCGGCGGTCGGAAGCCAGTTCGGCAGCAGGAACCGGCGGGCGTCGGGTTCGAACCGCGCGCCGAGCGGTTCGAGGGCGGCCTGTATCGTCGCGGTCGTCTCGTCGTCCAGCGTCGCCTCGAACATTGCCTCGGCGATGATTTTCACCGTAAGTTCGGCCATCTCCTCCCGGATGTCGACCACGTTGCCGGCGGCCCACCCTTCGACGAGCGTCCGGGCGTGGTCGGTCATCATCGACGTGAGGTCGTCGAACCGGCTAGGGTCGAACGCCTCCGTCGCGAGGTTCCGCTGGTGTCGCCACGCCTCGCCGTCGCTGAGAAGCAAGCCGTTGCCGAGCAGTTCCTCGACGGCGTCGTCGCCGAAGGCCGGCTTTCGGAAACTCTCGGCCTCGCTCACCAGCACGCGTTCGATGGTGTCCGGCCCGGTGAGCATGTACGTCGGTTGTCCGGCGAGTTCGAAGGCGGCGATATCGCCGTAGGCGCGACCGACCGCGTCCATGAAAACGAACGGGTCGCGGGCGTACCGGTGAGTACTTCCGAGGAGGGGTACGCCGTTCGGTCCGGGCGGCTGGTCGTCCATCGACATACCTAACGTAGGGTCTCGCGGGGCAATAAGACCGGGGTGGCGGCGGGGACGGCCGCTTGTGTTCCGGCGGCTCCGTATAAGTCACCGGGTATATTCTGCGGAGAATTTATACGTATCTTCTCGTATCATTTCACCAAGGACAGAGCGCTCTGTATCGCATGACCGAAAACAACGAAACTCCGGACGACGACCGAAACGAGGCCGAGGTCGGCGATTTCCAGTTTGGAGTTCCCGATGGTGGGTCCGAGGAATCCGACGACAAACCACCGACACGTACCGACGGTGCGGGGAACACCAACAGTCGCTTCGACTTCGACTCGTGGCTCGGTGACGTGATTCCGGATACGGGTGATGAATCGACGGCTTCCGCCGCCAAGACGACCACGTCGGCGGAAGCCGAGGCGACCGTCAGTCCGGCCGACTTCGCCGGCTTCGAGTTCGCCGAGTGGCTCGAAGAGACCGAAGCCAAGGCGACGACGGCGACGGCTACGGAAGCCGAGACAGGGACCGAAGAAGCGGCCGAACTGGGCCCCGTCTACGACGGATTCGACTTCAGTCGCTGGATTACCGACGACGACGAGGCCGGGCCGAAAGAGCCGCCTGACATGCCTCGCGTGGTCGGTTCGACGCCCGAGCGGGCCGTTTCAGCGCGCTCGCGACTGCTCGGTGTGCTGCCGTTCGTCGGTTCACCGGAGCCGGTCGACACGTATCCCGGTGGATTCGACTTCAGCGGCTGGCTCGGCGAGGGCGAGAGCGACTTCGAACCGGTCGCCGCGACGCCGGAGCCGACGCCCGAACCCGAACCGGCTGCCGCCGGTGCGACCGTCGGCGGG contains:
- a CDS encoding cytochrome P450, yielding MDDQPPGPNGVPLLGSTHRYARDPFVFMDAVGRAYGDIAAFELAGQPTYMLTGPDTIERVLVSEAESFRKPAFGDDAVEELLGNGLLLSDGEAWRHQRNLATEAFDPSRFDDLTSMMTDHARTLVEGWAAGNVVDIREEMAELTVKIIAEAMFEATLDDETTATIQAALEPLGARFEPDARRFLLPNWLPTAENRDFHDAIGTLEDILDDIVAERRAAGTDGDDLLGVLLRAQERGEQTDRQLRDELVTMLLAGHDTTALTLTYTFFLLDRNPEVRRTLYEELDDVGDDPTFADVRNLEYTDRVLNEAMRLYPPVYTLFRESTEPVRLAGYDLPEGALCMLPQWVVHRSPRYYDDPETFDPDRWLPERARERPRFAFFPFGGGPRICIGKQFSLLESKLILAAVASEFELERVDDEPLELRPSLTMHPRNPVRMRLTPR
- a CDS encoding twin-arginine translocation signal domain-containing protein; this translates as MTRKSPDEGTRNRRSFLRSTGTLAVATAIGGCSSGQLTGGDERHQPVRTFAEGFRNNDVDTIRSSLHPESPLRESLSEQQVSGTSIDIVTIETSSSEDDTATVHAQLEFSGGSGRQDGQVWYTFEVRRDGDGWGIWQLQRGRRTPTPTRTRTETESPTESEDTDTEDEPETETEPPGDTVFYDGFEEDLEQWNVVESAWRRTSTSAASGANSVGIDARGGVGTIATADFDSARRIGEFSYYWYESSASWGGGIRLLNDAGDVEIGTTSDNPQWIVDDGEGVTQVHPGTEYKRWVRVSLRFDWTSETVKVEFEDTESGTSYAETHALKQGENVKRIQIRGFTSERGWKTGECHMLWDEVLARE
- a CDS encoding DUF7553 family protein codes for the protein MNKHFQDTRYYLKRAGETTKAGVVEELKPVETRVRGFTVRESEPKPRRVDVVRAEIVGFGERAEDRTRTAIRTGRKKLGTRRRERTAA
- a CDS encoding dodecin, translating into MVFKKITLIGTSDESFDAAVDDAVDRAEDTLDNVKWVEIGELGVEVASVEGREYQAEVEVAFELA
- a CDS encoding DUF7116 family protein, producing MGAVSTSLVEEARTIFSDLGYEVTEDGDELRAERKWRTVHVTTDDPDDAATHGRLRCFVARGDQANTVRERLLSTEPDYDWAVMRVDDEEYQVLHPSGDVLPAP
- a CDS encoding HesB/IscA family protein, with translation MSQTADAGEGAETGEPVQVTEEAAEQALDLIRDEGLDTDEAGLRLFVKQGGCAGLSYGLRFDLEPEDEDAVTTHHGLRVFVDSASQNYVEGSVLDFEGGLQGAGFHVENPNAESECGCGESFRT
- a CDS encoding DUF7504 family protein, encoding MSTTRGRRGSDDVSVVPPGNVLLRAPTLSDAKQSICPSLHADDDVNLCVVSLSGTPDRILDTWGRYGGLPSKVGIVTADETRSAAAADTPSAMVGPDGTTVSTTTVSEPGDLTGIGIKVGQCLSAWRDDDATTVVCFDSLTTLLQYADLQRVFRFLHMLTRQIENTGALGYFHIDPAAHDDRAVSTVENLFSDQFEYDTETDSWDER
- a CDS encoding pyridoxal-phosphate-dependent aminotransferase family protein; its protein translation is MEPPVAELRLPDRLLMGPGPSETHPRVLDAFGTPPVGHLDPAFIDVMDDTQRLLRATLRTDNEWTIPVSGTGSASMEAAIGNLVEPGETAVVPGNGYFGDRMAEMVRRAGGTAVQVETPWGKPLDPADVRDACAEHDPAVVGVVHAETSTGVRQPEMSAITDAAHDHGAVVVADCVTSIGGVEFRMDEWGIDAAYAASQKCLSCPPGASPLSVNDRAMAKILDREESVRSWYLDLSLLDDYWGEERAYHHTAPVNNVYALREALRLVDEEGVENRWQRHEEYAEALQEGLWALGLEPVVESDVRLPSLTTARLPSGLEPGEVVATMRDDYDVEIATGLGAFADEAIRVGCMGYGAHRGPVLETLGALGETLASAGVGVEPGAGVEAAVSTLGRR
- a CDS encoding DUF5816 domain-containing protein, with translation MDERTGPDGETLYVSREVVRGNKGPFRVVYADPEGERRWGFFCTNCETFDNAVDAMGRIQCNQCANFHKAEEWDAAHE